From the genome of Vicia villosa cultivar HV-30 ecotype Madison, WI linkage group LG2, Vvil1.0, whole genome shotgun sequence, one region includes:
- the LOC131653080 gene encoding uncharacterized protein LOC131653080, translating into MARPLLVTQPSLSTSNIGFTAMTLMMCAVALLMCASHSRKWRHWLACNAFAEEPVIGQNNEVVMMSGCEQQEEDASIWQKNILMGGKCQLPDFSGVIIYDSNGNVVNPAKTSLPLLTWK; encoded by the coding sequence ATGGCTAGACCACTTTTAGTAACCCAGCCTTCACTAAGCACTTCAAACATTGGTTTTACTGCTATGACCCTTATGATGTGTGCTGTCGCGTTGCTCATGTGTGCTTCGCATTCGCGCAAATGGCGCCATTGGCTTGCATGCAACGCGTTTGCAGAAGAGCCTGTTATAGGGCAAAACAATGAAGTGGTAATGATGAGTGGTTGTGAACAACAAGAAGAGGATGCTTCAATTTGGCAGAAGAATATACTTATGGGTGGGAAGTGCCAGCTCCCTGACTTCTCTGGTGTCATAATCTATGATTCCAATGGCAATGTAGTAAACCCAGCTAAAACTTCTCTTCCATTACTAACATGGAAATAA
- the LOC131653079 gene encoding DEAD-box ATP-dependent RNA helicase 39-like, with product MCSHSPICFPTLIRQNINDTYLTPKPQNKLNSMAGASGRILFSLSSSITRRLHGNRFSFFTLSNPTTIPPRFRPLCSITASPEALSDTDTEKHSILLEKLRVRHLKGSVTKTASENVKKSEGKKKVVVVDDDVDDVVGSFEELGISDEVMGAVKEIGIEVPTEIQCIGIPAVLEGKSVVLGSHTGSGKTLAYLLPLVQLLRRDEQLNGLVLKPKRPRAVVLCPTRELSEQVFRVAKSISHHARFRCTMVSGGGRLRPQEDSLSNPIDMVVGTPGRILQHIEEGNMVYGDIQYVVLDEADTMFDRGFGPDIRKFIAPLKQRASKPDSLGFQTVLVTATMTKAVQNLVDEEFQGIVHLRTSSLHKRISSARHDFLKLSGSENKLDALLQVLEPSLAKGNRVMVFCNTLNSSRAVDHFLGENLIFTVNYHGEVPAEQRVENLNKFKSNTGDCPTLVCTDLAARGLDLDVDHVIMFDFPLNSIDYLHRTGRTARMGAKGKVTSLVTKKDFGLATKIEEAIRKNESLEAITKESLRMDVTRNQITEQRRKNKNVVKTSKARDKSDSRPTSSASRSGIRDKSGSRPTSTANRSGRDKSNSRTSSANTRSGSRDKSDSRTSSTNTRSGIRGKSDSRTSSEDTRSGIRGKSDSRTGSGNTRSGMKFGKQSSPSKSSKKGFPVSKSVKSSSPSSFIKASSESKRTGKRATATKSTNPKLSVVGFRGRNASASDKRQTF from the exons ATGTGTTCGCATTCTCCCATTTGTTTTCCGACCTTGATTCGCCAAAATATCAATGACACCTATctaaccccaaaaccccaaaacaaACTTAACTCAATGGCGGGTGCTAGCGGAAGAATCCTCTTCTCCCTCTCTTCTTCCATAACCAGACGCCTTCACGGTAACCGTTTCTCATTCTTCACACTCTCAAACCCTACCACCATTCCCCCACGATTCAGACCTCTCTGTTCCATAACCGCTTCACCCGAAGCTCTATCAGACACTGATACTGAAAAACACTCGATTCTCCTCGAGAAGCTGAGAGTTAGACACCTAAAAGGAAGTGTTACAAAAACAGCTTCTGAAAATGTGAAGAAATCTGAGGGAAAGaagaaggttgttgttgttgatgatgatgttgatgatgttgttggaaGTTTTGAGGAATTGGGAATTAGTGATGAGGTTATGGGTGCTGTTAAAGAAATTGGGATTGAAGTTCCTACTGAGATACAGTGTATTGGTATTCCCGCTGTTCTGGAGGGGAAAAGTGTTGTTTTAGGGTCTCATACTGGttctggaaaaactcttgctTATTTGCTTCCACTTGTTCAG TTGCTAAGACGAGATGAGCAACTGAATGGACTAGTTTTGAAGCCCAAGCGTCCCCGAGCCGTTGTGCTATGCCCTACAAGGGAGTTGTCTGAGCAG GTTTTTCGAGTTGCAAAATCAATAAGTCATCATGCACGATTCAGGTGCACCATGGTAAGTGGTGGTGGCCGTCTTAGGCCTCAGGAGGATTCACTCAGTAACCCCATTGATATGGTAGTTGGTACCCCTGGCAGGATTCTTCAACATATCGAAGAGGGAAATATGGTATATGGTGACATCCAATACGTG GTATTAGACGAGGCAGACACAATGTTTGATCGGGGCTTTGGTCCTGATATTCGCAAGTTCATAGCCCCATTAAAACAGCGTGCTTCTAAACCTGATAGCCTAGGTTTCCAGACTGTTTTGGTTACTGCAACCATGACAAAG GCTGTGCAAAATCTGGTTGATGAGGAGTTTCAAGGCATTGTCCATCTGCGCACTTCCTCATTGCATAAAAGGATTTCTTCCGCTCGTCATGATTTTCTTAAACTTTCGGGTTCTGAGAACAAGCTGGATGCATTACTTCAG GTATTAGAGCCAAGTCTTGCCAAGGGTAACAGGGTAATGGTTTTCTGCAACACATTGAATTCTAGCCGTGCTGTGGATCACTTTCTTGGTGAAAATCTGATTTTTACAGTGAACTACCATGGGGAGGTACCAGCGGAGCAAAG GGTTGAAAACCTCAACAAGTTTAAGAGTAACACTGGAGATTGCCCTACATTGGTTTGCACAGACTTGGCTGCTAGGGGTCTGGACTTGGATGTCGATCACGTTATCATGTTTGATTTCCCTCTGAATTCT ATCGATTACCTCCATCGCACGGGTAGAACTGCTCGTATGGGTGCTAAAG GGAAAGTAACAAGTTTGGTTACTAAAAAGGACTTTGGCTTGGCAACCAAAATAGAGGAGGCGATAAGAAAGAATGAAAGTTTGGAGGCTATCACTAAAGAAAGTCTTCGGATGGACGTAACCAGGAACCAAATCACCgagcaaagaagaaagaacaaaaatGTGGTCAAAACTTCAAAAGCTAGGGACAAATCTGATTCTCGTCCAACTTCTTCCGCTAGCAGGTCCGGTATTAGGGACAAATCTGGTTCTCGTCCAACTTCTACCGCTAACAGGTCAGGTAGGgacaaatccaattctcgcaccagtTCTGCAAATACTAGGTCAGGTAGTAGGGACAAATCCGATTCGCGCACCAGTTCTACAAATACTAGGTCTGGTATTAGGGGCAAATCTGATTCTCGCACCAGTTCTGAGGATACCAGGTCAGGTATTAGGGGCAAATCTGATTCTCGCACCGGTTCTGGGAATACCAGATCAGGCATGAAATTTGGTAAACAATCATCACCATCAAAGTCTTCAAAGAAAGGATTTCCCGTTTCAAAATCTGTAAAATCTTCCAGTCCAAGTAGCTTCATAAAAGCTTCTTCGGAGAGTAAGCGAACCGGTAAAAGGGCCACTGCCACCAAATCTACAAATCCTAAACTCAGTGTTGTCGGGTTTAGGGGGCGGAATGCATCAGCATCAGATAAGAGACAAACATTTTAA
- the LOC131650732 gene encoding uncharacterized protein LOC131650732, protein MSRPVERITEINDGKELWKIVVRIHHIWNVVSNNKEHFEMIFVDKLGDDIHVVVPAPHVSVFTEKCLLGHTYIPCEINKFISDVVGMVDSIGYAQTESGAKKQQISMMLRDHSNKMLNCTLWESYADQFIKFNKVRVAASLPRVVLLQYAKVKEEGKYPLSVTNTYNVTLLCVDADFPVMKDFIDRMPEESKAVVLPIAEIIQLTDVTFCATVATTRLLVASPFGWYKIEIEVTHGGKSCNFVFWNRECEMLLGLSASQLRNTMIQVISILCRRIRMYFSILCVH, encoded by the exons ATGTCAAGGCCTGTTGAGAGAATAACAGAGATCAATGATGGAAAAGAGCTTTGGAAGATTGTTGTTAGAATCCACCACATATGGAATGTTGTCTCCAACAACAAGGAACATTTTGAAATGATCTTTGTTGACAAATTA GGAGATGATATTCATGTTGTTGTTCCAGCACCACATGTGTCGGTGTTCACCGAAAAATGCTTATTAGGGCATACTTATATT CCGtgtgaaattaataaatttatttcagATGTCGTTGGAATGGTGGATAGTATTGGTTATGCACAGACTGAGTCGGGTGCAAAGAAGCAGCAAATTAGCATGATGTTGCGTGACCAcag CAACAAAATGTTGAACTGTACTCTGTGGGAATCATACGCGGATCAGTTCATCAAGTTTAACAAAGTTAGGGTTGCTGCATCACTCCCTAGAGTTGTGTTGCTTCAGTATGCCAAAGTGAAGGAAGAAG gaaAGTATCCTCTGTCTGTGACAAACACCTACAATGTGACCCTTTTATGTGTTGATGCTGATTTTCCTGTCATGAAAGACTTTATTGATAG AATGCCTGAGGAGAGCAAG GCTGTTGTTTTGCCTATTGCTGAGATTATTCAACTTACGGAT GTTACATTTTGTGCTACTGTCGCTACAACAAGATTATTAGTAGCGTCTCCGTTTGGATG GTATAAGATTGAGATTGAGGTTACTCATGGGGGCAAAAGCTGCAATTTTGTCTTCTGGAACAGAgaatgtgaaatgttgttgggttTATCTGCATCCCAACTTCGTAACACTATGATTCAGGTTATATCTATATTGTGCAGACGAATTAGAATGTACTTTTCGATACTCTGTGTACACTAA